In Juglans regia cultivar Chandler chromosome 13, Walnut 2.0, whole genome shotgun sequence, the following proteins share a genomic window:
- the LOC109020691 gene encoding uncharacterized protein LOC109020691: MVREWKEAARGDGGSNAESLSSISSAVLIFWGALVMLSLITAIIFACADGASKDKDSAAHTNTYGTACAAGCGGGCGG; the protein is encoded by the coding sequence ATGGTGAGGGAATGGAAGGAAGCAGCACGAGGGGATGGAGGCAGCAACGCTGAAAGCTTAAGCAGCATCAGCAGTGCAGTTTTGATTTTCTGGGGTGCGTTGGTCATGCTGTCTCTGATTACAGCTATCATCTTTGCCTGTGCAGATGGTGCATCCAAAGACAAAGACTCTGCAGCCCACACCAATACCTATGGCACAGCTTGTGCTGCCGGTTGTGGTGGAGGCTGCGGTGGTTGA
- the LOC108998145 gene encoding uncharacterized protein LOC108998145, with product MMSRKTSSSCGICECSNHASICAVCVNYRLNEYHNGLKSSKSRRDFLYARLSEVLVAKGKADDQTNWRVVHNDKLVKLREKLRSNKKQLVQGKAKIEKMSHDIKAKYGVLESALSTLGKHRVEQLEKFYPNLISTQTLGHMAITAERLHKQSVVVKQICKLFPLRRVVIDGERKDGSTGQYDQICNVRLPRGLDPHSVVSEELAASLGYMVQLLNLVAQNLAAPVLHNSGFAGSCSRIWQRDSYWDACPSSRSNEYPLFIPRQIYCSASGENSLSDRSSNNFGVASMESERKPRLDSSGGSSFNYSSASVHSVETHKDLQKGISLLKKSVACITAYSFNSLCLDVPSDTSTFEAFAKLLAKLSSSKEVRSVFSVKMACSRSSKQVEQLKKSVWNVNSAISSTTLLESAHTRPTMRNISDNLPNSAASFLYATELSDVGRNECLIDGWDIVEHPTFPPPPSQTEDIEHWTRAMFIDATKK from the exons CAAAGAGTCGCCGGGATTTCTTGTATGCAAGATTGAGTGAAGTGCTGGTGGCAAAG GGGAAGGCAGATGATCAAACTAATTGGAGAGTAGTTCACAATGATAAGCTTGTGAAATTGAGGGAGAAGCTTCGTTCTAATAAAAAGCAACTTGTGCAAG GCAAGGCTAAGATTGAGAAGATGTCCCATGATATAAAAGCTAAATATGGGGTGCTTGAATCAGCCCTTTCTACG TTGGGAAAGCATCGCGTGGAACAACTGGAAAAGTTCTATCCTAACCTAATTTCCACTCAGACCTTGGGGCAC ATGGCAATCACTGCTGAACGCCTTCATAAACAGTCTGTGGTTGTAAAGCAAATATGCAAATTGTTCCCCCTACGTCGG gtggTCATAGATGGTGAAAGAAAAGATGGATCTACTGGTCAATATGATCAAATTTGCAATGTACGATTACCAAGAGGACTTGATCCTCACTCTGTTGTGTCAGAAGAGCTTGCTGCATCTCTGGG ATACATGGTGCAACTTCTGAATCTTGTTGCTCAAAACTTGGCTGCTCCAGTTCTTCATAACTCTGGTTTTGCA GGTTCTTGCTCTCGAATATGGCAACGAGATTCTTATTGGGATGCGTGCCCATCATCTAGAAG CAATGAATACCCCCTTTTTATACCACGCCAAATTTATTGTTCTGCTAGTGGGGAAAATTCATTGTCCGATAGAAGCTCCAATAATTTTGGTGTTGCTTCAATGGAATCTGAGAGGAAGCCACGCCTGGATTCTTCTGGTGGTAGTAGCTTTAATTATTCTTCTGCTTCTGTGCATTCTGTTGAAACACACAAGGACTTGCAGAAAGGGATTTCACTTCTCAAGAAAAGCGTGGCATGCATTACGGCATACTCTTTTAATTCACTATGTTTGGATGTCCCATCTGACACATCTACTTTTGAAGCATTTGCAAAGTTATTGGCCAAACTGTCTTCGTCCAAGGAAGTTCGATCTGTTTTCTCTGTAAAAATGGCTTGTTCGAG GTCATCTAAACAAGTTGAGCAATTGAAAAAATCTGTATGGAATGTGAATTCTGCCATTTCCTCAACCACTCTATTGGAAAGTGCACATACACGGCCTACTATG AGAAACATTTCTGATAACCTTCCAAATTCTGCTGCCAGTTTTCTATATGCCACCGAGTTGTCTGATGTTGGAAGGAACGAATGCCTCATTGATGGATGGGATATTGTGGAGCATCCCActtttcctcctcctccatcacAAACTGAGGATATTGAGCACTGGACTCGAGCCATGTTCATTGATGCTACAAAGAAATGA